The following coding sequences are from one Triticum aestivum cultivar Chinese Spring chromosome 5A, IWGSC CS RefSeq v2.1, whole genome shotgun sequence window:
- the LOC123104452 gene encoding protein LITTLE ZIPPER 1: MCSSASWNSSPPAVLFIRQQGKKKPHVSVTLRRKRLRLIRRRRRELRRAAAGGAEMAMLNLRLHLENRRILAENERLRERAGALRRENLALHANLCKVVLPPAEAAPGC, translated from the exons ATGTGCAGCTCTGCATCCTGGAACTCCTCACCTCCTGCTGTGCTGTTCATCAGGCAGCAGGGGAAGAAGAAGCCACATGTCTCAGTGACTCTCAGGAGGAAGAG GTTAAGGCTgatcaggaggaggaggagggagctgAGGAGGGCGGCTGCTGGAGGGGCGGAGATGGCGATGCTGAACCTGAGGCTCCACCTGGAGAACCGGCGCATCCTTGCGGAGAACGAGAGGCTCCGGGAGAGGGCTGGCGCGCTCCGCCGCGAGAACCTCGCGCTGCATGCCAACCTGTGCAAGGTGGTGCTACCGCCGGCAGAGGCTGCCCCCGGCTGCTGA